The Pecten maximus chromosome 12, xPecMax1.1, whole genome shotgun sequence genome includes a region encoding these proteins:
- the LOC117339018 gene encoding uncharacterized protein LOC117339018, with amino-acid sequence MKSRITNTENLVSKVLLKMASGPEPMEIDYDLKHQKSRIQSRSHQVASSQPGVGKIPLFLTREGIEVYVYKHSITHLQTDAIVNAANDDLKHIGGVAKAISVSAGAFVDYECRSIILKRGKPISVTNNVHTKAGNLKNKYIIHAVGPQWRYYRNKEKCLDDLSWTVEFALDKAADLGCAHVGMPAISAGIFGVPKVLCAEMYIRGIVRYSKQSIKTKSKVKEIHFVDIDDEIIREMHLAHQKWHKNPKTIDPKESFGQFSCDLSGSSLSVPGTGNQNDASAAGIDNRSNGVGKSTFWVHDAPSKIRGLDDSVENFIGENGLFTLKIYTGSIVRVRDVDAILCSADRDLSGLGPLANALRTAGGKQYEKHFEGMRKQTNSGKETVCRCKPGDLSVGCVVHAVIDTDLYRQPSQFEDVQVSSALCICFVEKKQYDLEKVCEAMQVTLTDFCKEVTSRRLSEVHFVNKNPAVTKTILKYFKQNSVPAGSRHSNSSSASNDAYGRLKQNEKGARPKSSTPRLEFLAISEKEEQHRKHNSKHLSHITKRRSASPSKRFSETVHATSRKSDSSDTEWIMEGEKAKTKSTRLKQTPGNVNILDETDLSASSHQNGATNSQLKQTSEVSPSGHKKGAANNRLKQSDDQKRFEGEVCDLCDTSSAEMTRLQCGHSFCDTPCFLPMVNNMMCPVCSDVDNSVVQEAQKTDDMCVICMDAITDQKQLPCGHVFCSDCIMQSMAHKPACPVCGKIFGMLEGDQPKDGTMHVKTNKYSSLPGYESVGTIEIRYVFQNGTQKENHPRPGKPYQGTERRGFLPDNKEGQKVLGLLQKAFASRLTFTIGSSRTTGKEDVVTWNDIHHKTKREGGTAKFGYPDPTYLTRVQEELAAKGVKE; translated from the exons attatgACCTAAAGCATCAGAAA TCAAGGATTCAGTCAAGATCACATCAAGTGGCTTCATCACAGCCTGGAGTGGGTAAAATTCCATTGTTTCTAACAAGGGAAGGGATAGAAGTTTACGTTTATAAGCATTCCATAACACATCTTCAGACAGATGCCATAGTGAATGCTGCTAATGACGATTTGAAACATATTGGAGGAGTGGCAAAGGCTATCTCTGTCAGTGCCGGAGCATTTGTGGATTATGAGTGTAGATCAATTATTCTAAAACGTGGCAAACCCATCAGTGTTACAAACAATGTTCATACCAAAGCAGGAAACTTGAAAAACAAGTACATCATCCATGCTGTTGGGCCACAATGGAGGTACTATAGAAACAAGGAAAAATGTTTAGACGACCTCTCCTGGACTGTGGAATTTGCCCTGGATAAAGCTGCAGATCTTGGTTGTGCCCACGTTGGAATGCCGGCAATAAGTGCAG gtATATTCGGGGTTCCCAAAGTTCTTTGCGCTGAAATGTACATCAGGGGTATAGTACGTTATAGTAAACAGAGCATAAAGACAAAATCTAAAGTCAAGGAAATACACTTCGTTGATATTGATGATGAAATCATTCGGGAGATGCACTTAGCGCATCAAAAATGGCACAAAAATCCGAAAACAATCGATCCAAAAGAATCTTTCGGTCAGTTTTCGTGTGACTTGTCAGGGAGTTCATTATCAGTACCCGGAACTGGGAATCAAAACGATGCATCGGCAGCAGGAATTGACAACAGAAGCAATGGTGTTGGGAAAAGTACATTTTGGGTACATGATGCCCCATCCAAAATTAGAGGCCTGGATGATTCAGTTGAAAACTTCATCGGTGAAAATGGTTTGTTCACGCTGAAAATATACACTGGCAGTATCGTCAGGGTGAGGGATGTAGATGCCATTTTGTGTAGTGCAGACAGGGATTTATCGGGACTAGGTCCACTGGCAAATGCACTACGAACTGCAGGAGGTAAGCAGTATGAAAAACATTTTGAGGGTATGCGAAAACAGACTAACTCTGGTAAGGAAACCGTATGTAGATGTAAGCCAGGAGATCTATCCGTCGGATGTGTTGTACATGCTGTGATAGATACCGATTTATACCGTCAACCATCACAGTTTGAAGACGTACAAGTATCAAGTGCGCTGTGCATTT gttttgtagaaaaaaaacaatacgaCCTGGAAAAGGTGTGTGAGGCCATGCAAGTAACATTGACTGATTTCTGCAAAGAAGTCACTAGTCGTCGTCTTAGCGAGGTACATTTTGTCAACAAAAATCCAGCTGtgacaaaaacaatattaaaatattttaagcaGAATTCTGTTCCAGCTGGATCTCGTCATAGCAATTCGAGTAGTGCAAGCAATGATGCTTATGGAAGATTGAAACAAAATGAGAAAGGCGCAAGACCGAAGTCTTCTACACCTCGTTTAGAGTTTCTAGCAATTTCTGAGAAGGAAGAACAACATAGAAAACATAATTCAAAACATCTCAGTCATATCACAAAACGACGAAGCGCTTCTCCTTCAAAAAGGTTCAGTGAAACAGTCCATGCCACTAGCCGGAAATCAGACAGTAGTGATACTGAATGGATTATGGAAGGagaaaaagcaaaaacaaaaagtaCCAGATTAAAACAGACCCCTGGCAATGTAAACATTTTGGATGAGACTGATCTTAGTGCATCAAGTCATCAGAACGGTGCTACTAACAGTCAACTGAAACAAACATCTGAGGTTAGTCCTTCAGGTCACAAGAAAGGAGCTGCGAACAATCGATTAAAACAATCTGATGACCAGAAGAGATTTGAGGGGGAGGTTTGCGATCTTTGTGATACGTCTTCTGCAGAAATGACAAGGTTACAATGTGGCCATTCATTTTGCGATACTCCGTGTTTTTTACCAATGGTGAACAACATGATGTGTCCAGTTTGTAGTGATGTAGATAACTCTGTAGTTCAGGAGGCCCAAAAGACAGACGACATGTGTGTGATTTGTATGGATGCAATTACAGACCAAAAGCAGCTTCCGTGTGGCCATGTCTTCTGTAGTGACTGTATTATGCAGTCAATGGCACATAAGCCCGCATGTCCAGTTTGTGGGAAGATCTTTGGAATGTTGGAAGGCGACCAACCAAAAGACGGCACTATGCATGTGAAAACAAACAAGTATTCATCATTGCCAGGCTACGAAAGTGTTGGTACCATAGAGATCAGATACGTATTCCAAAATGGAACTCAAAAG GAAAACCATCCACGACCTGGTAAACCTTATCAGGGCACGGAGAGACGGGGTTTCCTACCCGACAACAAAGAAGGGCAGAAAGTATTAGGCCTACTACAAAAGGCATTCGCCAGTCGTCTGACATTCACTATAGGCTCGTCACGAACGACTGGCAAAGAAGATGTGGTAACATGGAACGACATTCATCATAAAACTAAACGAGAGGGTGGAACCGCCAA ATTTGGCTACCCGGATCCAACATACCTGACACGGGTCCAGGAGGAATTGGCCGCAAAAGGAGTCAAAGAGTAG